One window of the Cotesia glomerata isolate CgM1 linkage group LG10, MPM_Cglom_v2.3, whole genome shotgun sequence genome contains the following:
- the LOC123273143 gene encoding sentrin-specific protease 1-like, with amino-acid sequence MKNWPLILSKMIFDLLRNLFSWAENKTRKRRAHFEPSPFDFEEDEDFYSVPTKRHCCDHIMRNGHEVIEVEDDDDDIIEIREKNGTKNATYKPARKVPLNINRHLYLRHKNETAASKNHLFNQARQLSASKFIKRHLKNSSQNGKSRNAALSESYRLQDKEKYGQLLQDFLPQTVQISKQKEVRRNQPQNIEVVDVENEQSSIKTPEIFSTPKYASPRSQSRRLSTPGSSRYSTPVNSSIWFTPKQQDRQKSIEEIKLDSDESSAESSHSVSTKTKSVPPKISITPSTPREIVATNTLRDKLSAHNVIKKDYVSRINNTYNERTEQRHREAEEMKRMANILSKQNRLTREIGLEQQLQQSMKIAEEILVEDDYDEEPSLPELTDEMLDQVARALNPNPPNQVLVESFGLRITRKDIHTLAGLNWLNDEVINFYMNLLIARGGTDKFPPVHAMNTFFYPKLLSGGHASLKRWTRKIDIFAKDIVVVPIHLGVHWCMSIIDFREKSIRYYDSMGGENPKCLYALKRYIEDESLDKKKQKYDTSDWILESMKDIPQQMNGSDCGVFSCTFAEFICANRKLNFSQDNMPYFRNKMVYEILNVRLL; translated from the coding sequence atgaaaaattggcCTTTAATACTGAGCAAGATGATATTTGATTTGTTACGGAATCTTTTTAGCTGGGCTGAGAATAAAACCCGAAAACGGCGTGCTCATTTTGAGCCCTCGCCATTTGATTTTGAAGAGGACGAAGATTTTTACAGTGTGCCAACAAAGCGGCACTGTTGCGATCACATAATGCGAAACGGACACGAAGTAATTGAAGTCGAGGACGACGATGATGATATTATTGAAATCCGCGAAAAAAATGGTACTAAAAACGCGACTTACAAGCCAGCGCGAAAAGTTCCACTAAATATCAATCGGCATTTATATCTTCGTCACAAAAATGAGACAGCTGCttctaaaaatcatttatttaatcaagcTAGACAACTTTCAGCTTCTAAATTCATCAAAAGACACCTTAAAAATTCCTCACAAAATGGAAAATCCCGCAACGCGGCTCTTAGTGAATCCTACCGGCTGCaagataaagaaaaatacGGGCAGCTGCTTCAAGATTTTCTTCCTCAGACAGTTCAAATCTCGAAACAAAAAGAAGTTCGCCGGAACCAGCCGCAGAACATCGAAGTTGTCGACGTCGAAAATGAGCAGTCTTCAATTAAAACTCCGGAGATTTTTTCCACTCCAAAATACGCGAGTCCGCGTTCACAGAGCCGCAGATTATCAACACCCGGGTCCAGCAGATACTCAACCCCGGTCAACTCTTCAATCTGGTTCACTCCAAAGCAACAAGACAGACAAAAATCCATCGAAGAAATAAAACTAGACAGCGATGAAAGTTCTGCTGAATCTTCTCACTCTGTATCAACAAAAACTAAATCAGTTCCACCAAAAATATCAATCACTCCATCAACTCCCAGAGAGATTGTAGCTACTAACACTTTGCGTGATAAATTATCAGCAcataatgtaattaaaaaagactATGTCTCGCGCATCAACAACACTTACAATGAACGCACCGAGCAGCGTCACAGAGAAGCTGAAGAGATGAAACGCATGGCTAATATTTTGTCCAAGCAAAATCGCCTTACCCGAGAAATTGGTCTGGAACAGCAGCTACAGCAGTCGATGAAAAtagctgaagaaattttaGTTGAAGATGACTATGATGAAGAACCATCGTTGCCAGAATTGACTGACGAAatgcttgatcaagtggctaGAGCATTGAATCCTAATCCGCCTAACCAAGTACTTGTTGAGAGCTTTGGATTACGAATCACTCGCAAAGATATTCATACTTTAGCAGGCCTTAATTGGCTCAATGATGAAGTCATTAATTTCTATATGAACCTACTGATAGCTCGCGGAGGCACGGATAAATTCCCACCCGTTCATGCtatgaatacatttttttatcctaAATTGTTGTCAGGAGGACATGCGTCGCTTAAACGCTGGACTAGAAAAATAGATATCTTCGCGAAAGATATCGTAGTTGTTCCTATTCATCTGGGTGTTCATTGGTGTATGTCGATTATAGATTTTAGGGAGAAGTCTATAAGATACTACGACAGTATGGGTGGAGAAAATCCTAAATGTTTGTACGCGTTGAAACGATATATTGAGGATGAGAGTTTGGATAAGAAGAAACAAAAGTATGATACAAGTGATTGGATACTTGAGAGTATGAAAGACATTCCTCAGCAAATGAACGGCAGTGATTGCGGTGTTTTCTCGTGTACTTTTGCTGAGTTTATTTGTGCAAACAGAAAACTTAACTTTTCTCAAGATAACATGCCGTATTTCAGAAATAAAATGGTTTATGAAATACTTAATGTTAGACTTTTGTAA